One region of Pirellulales bacterium genomic DNA includes:
- a CDS encoding P-II family nitrogen regulator has product MYKIEAIIRPDRFDLVKEALSTEGFSEFVAADVYGYGSGAGPTGRYRGVAFQNPYLHQIRVELCVPDSALDVTLERIVGAAFTGVPGDGKIFVSTIAEVIEIGATSCTAFMHDTRATHPRLASTADSSFSNVW; this is encoded by the coding sequence ATGTACAAGATTGAGGCGATTATTCGCCCTGATAGATTCGACCTTGTGAAAGAGGCGCTTTCCACGGAGGGGTTTTCGGAGTTCGTCGCGGCCGACGTGTACGGCTACGGGTCCGGCGCCGGACCGACGGGCCGTTACCGTGGCGTCGCGTTCCAAAACCCTTATCTACACCAGATCCGCGTCGAGTTGTGCGTGCCCGACAGTGCGCTGGACGTAACGCTGGAACGGATCGTGGGCGCCGCATTCACCGGCGTGCCGGGAGACGGCAAGATTTTCGTTTCCACCATTGCCGAAGTGATCGAAATCGGCGCAACGAGCTGCACGGCGTTTATGCACGACACTCGTGCCACGCACCCACGCCTGGCCAGCACGGCCGACTCCTCGTTCTCGAACGTCTGGTAA